Genomic DNA from Corynebacterium kroppenstedtii:
ACGCGAACGTGGCGCCCATCCCCACGCTGCCAGTGCACTGCCCATCGACAGCACAAAAAGGCCAGCAACGAGGGTTACAAAACCGGTAAACTCTCGCCCATCTTGAGTCGGATCTGTCGACAGGTAACCACTGTCCACCGTGGCGGCGGAAGTTGGAATGAAAATTCCCCACACGCATCCACCCACGGCGAAGACAGCAAGGATAGTCACCAAAACTATCAGGGCACGGCGATACCGCTCAGAACGTAACACCGGAACCATTATAGGGGTGGCCGCAATAATGGGGATGCGTGGTCAATTTAGCGATGGGGGTCGAGGAGAACAGAATCTAGCTCCCCGTGCCTCGAGCACACCGCAGTCCATCCATCTGGACGGACTTGAACCACCATTCGTCTGCCACACAACTGACAAAATCGTGGCGCTTCGAGCCCCGCCCTCATGGACGGTGAGTAGTAAGGAGTTTCGCCGGTACTGAGTTCAGTTCCGGTAAAGGGATCGTAAAGAGGATCGTCGCCAGCGATGATGGCGTCCGCCAATTCGGTAGAGGCGATTCTACGAGGCCGACGACGAACGGGCTTCTTCTTCGGTACTCCCCCGCGAGCAGTGGTTACTTCCGACATTGCGCCACCCTAGACAGTCGCGTTAAGAGCTTTAATCGGCAAGTGCAGCCGGTTAAGCATATCGACATCGGTTTCCTGGGGGCGGCCCAACGTCGTCAAGTAGTTACCAACGATGATCGCGTTAATGCCACCGAGGAGACCTTTTTCTGCGCCCAGGTCACCCAAGGTGAGCTCGCGTCCACCGGCGAAACGCAGGATGGTCTTCGGCAACGCCAAGCGGAAGGCACCGATAGTCTTGAGTGCTTCATTAGATTCCATGACTGGGCGATTGGCAAAGGGGGTGCCGGGGCGAGGATCAAGGAAATTCATGGGGACTTCGTCGGGGCGAAGCTCAGCCAACTGGGCCGCGAACTCTGCACGTTGCTCGACGCTCTCCCCCATTCCGACGATGCCGCCACAGCACACTTCCATGCCTGCGTCACGAACCATCTCGCAGGTTTCGCGGCGCTTCTCCCAAGAGTGAGTTGTTACCACGTGGGGGAAGTAGCTCTTCGCGGTTTCCAGGTTGTGGTTGTAACGGTGAACCCCTGCCTTCGCCAAACGTTCCACTTGCTCTTTAGTAAGAATGCCAATGGAGGCAGCAACTTCGATGTCGACTTCTGCTTTAATCGCGGCGATGGCTTCTTCAAGCTGGCTCATCAGGCGTTCGTCGGGCCCTTTGACGGCAGCAACGATACAAAACTCCGTCGCACCCGTCTTTGCTGTTTGTTTAGCAGCTTCCACGAGGGCCGGGATATCGAGCCATGCCGACCGGACGGGCGATTCGAAGAGCCCCGACTGTGCACAAAAGTGACAATCTTCCGGACATCCGCCCGTTTTCAGGGAAATGATTCCTTCTGCCTCGACCGCATCACCACACCAGCGCAGACGAACTTCGTGCGCTAGAGCAAGGAGTTCGTCGATACGATCGTCAGAAATTGTCATCGCCCGAACGATTTCTGATTGAGAAAGCCCTTCGCCACGCTCAAGGACCTTTTCGCGAGCCAGGTCCAAAATATCTTGTTCGGCCGCGACTGTATCACTGCTGGTAGCCGACCGGCTTGTCGTGGTCTGTTGCGTCGTGTTCTCCGACATAATGCTGTACCTCCATAACCGTGGTGATTCTCCGGATAATCACCATCGTTGAGTTCAAGGTTATTCCATTCCTGAACACTGTTCAATGAGAAACAGCAAGGGGGTGATTTCTAGTCAGAGCAGACTTTCCACTGCCCCTCTTCTTTGGTGAACAGCATCGTCCCTGTCGAGGTCGCACCATTGAAAGTAGTGTTCACAGAGGCGGTAGCCCGGTCGCCGTCGACTTTGATGTTGGAGATGTTATTAAATTTCGGAATCGACCCAGCTAAGTTCATCTTGTCAATCGACTCATTAGGCAGAGAATTGATGTTCTGGTCGGAGAACACTTCCGGATGAGCAGCAATCCGATCCTTGCATGTATAGGCTTTCGTGCTTTCGTAATACTGGCGCACGGTTCCGGAGGTGTCCCCATAGTGGCCGAGAGCATCCTTAATGCTCTCGACGTCGTCTTCACTACCGGGCTTTCCATTAATTGGCTTGGGCCCGCTTGACGGGGTTTCGTTCGAATCTGGAACGGTGGGAATATCCGCACCGAGTTTCTCACCGGTAGAATGCTGATCCCCCGCAGCATTATCTGATTGTGTTGCGGGAGGCTGTGCTACTCCAGTCGATGATGGGGGCTTCGCAGAAGATCTACTCGACGATGCCTGAGCTGCAGAAGAACTCTCTTCATCATCCGACGATGATCCGTGTGAACAGGCGGCTAATGCACCACATAGCGATGCAGTCATGAGAAGGGCCCCCCAACGACGTACCTGCGCGCGAGACTGTCCCCTTTTTTCGCCTTGATCCGCAGCCTGTACCTCATCTACTTCTGACAAAACTACATCTGGCACGACACATAGCTCCTTTACCACTAAGATACCGCGGTCATTCTACCTTTTCCGCTATCAATATCCGCATATTCCCCAAAGCTTCCAGGGTTCTCACAGAGTTTTGACACCTTCGTGCGACACGTCCACTGGCGACTAAAGCTAGTCGACGTTGGGCGCCCCGGGCGATGATTACCGTCTTTGCCAAGAACTACGCTATCTTGCTCGAAACGCGGTCCGCGAACGGTTTATCTTTGAAAGCATGCAGCTCACAACGACGGCGATCATCAAGAGTGCCCTAGAAATTCTGCACGACTACGGATTAGGAGACCTCACGATTCGGCGGCTCGCCCGTACCTTAGATGTCGCACCAGCTGCACTGTACTGGCATTTTCCCAACAAACAGGCCCTTCTCGGTGGCGTAGCTGACGAGCTCCTTTCCCCTCTGAATGACCTTAAAGAGCGGCTTCTGGAAAACGTCGATGAGGATGAAGACTCTGTCAATCAGGAGGAATCTAACCGGCACAAAGGATCGCACGATTCCGAGTTACTAACATTCTCCGGGAAAGCACCGGCGATGGCGTCGCACCCATGTCTTCCTCAGTGGTATCGGCATGCATATGTATTCTGCGCCGCCTTTTACCGGCAATGTATCTGTTGTCGTGATGCTGCAGACCTCATATCTGCAGCGCTACCAGCGGGAATGGTATCCAACGACCCTATTGTCGCACTATCGCAGATCTTAGGCTCTTCTCTACCTCCTGATGGGAAGGGTTTAATCCACGATGGCTCAACAACACTCATCTCCTTCGTCCTTGGTCTTGCTATCCGAGAGCAGACGGCGGCGGAGGCGTCGAAAATTGTTGCTTCCTCAGTTTTTACTACCGACGAAACCCACGGAGGAAACAATGCCGCATCCTCCCCTACAGATGACGACGCTTCTTCCCCTGCATCAGGCCATCCTCGTGCACCTGAGTGGGACGGTCTTCTAACGCATAACACCGGGAATATTGACGCGTGGAGAGCAGCGGTGAGCACGAGCGCAGACGCAGGGCTACGAATCATTCTCGACGGCATAGCCCTATCTCACGCGGGGAAATCATAGTTTGTCCGCCCTCACCGCTAAAATTAACGCCATGACAAATACACAGGAGCAGGCTTCTGAGAAGACCGTCAATAGTGACCACGAGGCCCCAACGAAATCCGGCCTACCAACTTCTCCAGCCACAGATGACGCCACAGCCAACGATGGATCGTCGGCGGCATCCTCCGATACCGTCCCTGACCCCATCGTCTGGCCGGGAAACTCATATCCTCTGGGCTCGACATACGATGGCTCGGGAACGAACTTTGCTCTGTTCTCAGAGGTCGCCGATAGGGTAGAACTCTGCCTGATTGACAGTGATGGCGCCGAGACCCGCATTGATATGCGCGAGGTCGACGCCCACATTTGGCACTGCTATCTACCAGGAATTATCCCGGGACAACGCTACGGCTACCGCGTTCATGGCCCATGGAATCCGAATCAGGGTCTTCGCTGCGACCCGTCGAAAATACTGCTCGACCCCTACGCAAAGGCGTTCGATGGAACATTCGACGGTGACCCTTCCCTGTTCAGCTATAACATCGATAATCCCGACGAACGCAATACTGACGACAGCTTGGGCCACACCATGCTGTCTGTCGTCATCAACCCCTACTTCGACTGGGGCTCTGACCGTCTACCACGGCACCCGATGAACAAGACCGTTGTCTACGAAGCTCACGTCAAGGGCATGACCATGACGCACCCTGACGTGCCAGAGAATCATCGGGGTACCTATGCGGGTCTCGCCCACCCTTCGATCGTCAAGTACCTCAAAGACCTTGGTGTAACGGCTATCGAGCTCATGCCAATCCACCAGTTTTATCAGGACGATCGGCTTCATGAACTCGGTCTCAGCAACTACTGGGGGTACAACACCTTCGGATTCTTGGCGCCGCACCAAGATTACGCAGCTGCCAAGAAACCCGGCGCAGCTGTTTCTGAGTTCAAGAACATGGTGCGGACTTTCCACGACAATGACATCGAAGTCATCCTCGACGTCGTCTATAACCACACGGCTGAAGGCAACCATATGGGCCCCACGCTGAGCTTCCGTGGCATTGACAATGCGGCCTATTATCGCTTGGTCGACGATGACCGCCAGCACTATATGGATTACACCGGTACAGGAAATAGTCTGAATGTTCGGCATCCCCACACACTGCAATTGATTATGGATTCATTGCGGTATTGGGTGACCGAAATGCATATCGACGGGTTCCGCTTCGACCTTGCGTCAACCCTGGCCCGCGAACTTCATGATGTCGATCGGTTGTCAGCATTCTTCGATCTTGTGCAACAAGATCCCATTGTCAGCCAGGTTAAGCTCATCGCCGAGCCTTGGGATGTGGGCGAAGGTGGCTACCAGGTCGGAAACTTCCCCGCCATCTGGTCAGAATGGAACGGAATGTACCGGGATACTGTCCGAGACTTCTGGCGCGGCGAGCCTGCAACATTGGGTGAGTTTGCTTCACGTTTGACGGGATCGTCGGATCTCTACGCCGCTAATGATCGACGTCCTACCGCGTCGATTAACTTCGTGACCGCGCATGATGGATTCACCCTTCATGACCTTGTCAGCTATAACGACAAACACAACGAGGCTAATAAGGAAGATAACCGCGACGGAGAATCTCACAACCGCTCGTGGAATTGTGGCGTGGAAGGCCCCACGGAGGATCCCGAGATTATCCAATTGCGAGGCCGGCAAATCCGGAACTTCCTAACGACACTGTTGCTCAGCCAGGGGACGCCCATGATCTGCCACGGCGATGAGATGGGTCGTACGCAAAATGGCAACAACAACGTCTACTGCCAAGATTCGGAATTATCGTGGGTGGATTGGTCCCAGGCAACAGACAATAAAGATCTGATTGACTTCACCCGACGCTTGATCGAGCTGCGCAATGATCATCCCGTGTTCCGTCGCCGCAGGTTCCTTGCCGGTGGCCCACTGGGGTACGACGTGCAAGACCGAGATATCGCGTGGATGACACCTGCCGGAACCCTCATGACAACGGCCGACTGGGACCACGACTTCGGACGCTCTCTCATGGTGCACCTCGGAGGAGAAGCAATCGCTGAACCAGACGAGCAGGGGCAAAAAATCTTCGATGATTCATTCATCTTGTGTTTCAATGCGCACCACGAGCGCATAGATTTCACTCTTCCGAAAGACGATGCAGTGAAGGCATCGCGAGATCCCGAAGACACGGATCCTTCATGTCTCTGGAGCGTCGTCGTTGATACGTCGCTGCCCACTGGATTCTCTGAAGATGATCCAGATGTCTACCAGCCCGAATCAACCGTTCCCGTTGAGAGCCGATCTGTTGTCGTGCTATGCCGGCGACGCCGTCATTCGGCATAAGTCGACCTGTCATCGCTCAGCCTAAAACTGGTTAAAGTGGAGTGCACCATGACGAATTCCGACACTGACATTTCTTCCCCGGGAAATGGGATCCCAGCTGACGCCGATTTTTCACAAATTCACGCTGACGATGAGACAAAGCCCACTGAATATATTGCCGCAATCCCAATCCTCGGGGGCACGGCATATATCAGTGAAAGCGGAGTAACTATCTCACGAACTCCCGCTGCACAGATTTATCTAGCCCCGGAAACGAAGATTGATCGGGATTCAATTCGTGGTTGGTCACGAATTGACCCCACACCCCTTGAACCAGGATTTATCGATCTATTCCTAGATGCAACTCCTCCGACATCGCGGGGACGCTCGCAGTTCGCACCCAACGTTCTCCGATTTTCACCGGCGCATTCCGTCAACACATCGTCGATTGATTTCGCGAATGAAGCCCTGACTGCAATGCAGGCTGGGGACTTAGATAATTTACGTCGCATAGCCCGCGCCGTTTCTCATCAAACGAGTTCTCAGTCATCATCCGGCAGCGCATATGGCAAAGATGCAGATAACAACAATGCAACTGACAAAAGCGCAGGCGACAACCAAGCGCAATCCACTGAGAAGAAACAAGACGATAGCGTTTCCTCGACGGACGACGATGCCCCGCAAAGTGGTTTTCCACAGACTGTCAATGGAGCACTAGAGTCTTATCCGCCCTCGTTTATTGCTTTTGACGTGGAAACAGCGAACGAAGCCAATGGTTCAATATGCCAATTTGGCATCGTCGTCTATCACGAGGGAAAAGAAACTGAATCGCACACGTGGCTGTGCCAACCACCTTCAGCGTGGCCAGATTTCACGCCTGCAACCACCGCAATCCATGGGATTAACGCTGACACAGTCACTGATGAGCCCTCGTGTCATGACCGGCTGGAGCAACTTGGAGCACTACTCAGAAAAGAAAATCTCCCCATTGTCGCCCACAATGCCAAGTTCGATATGGTCGCCCTCCGGGACGCGGCTCGGATAGAGAAAGTCGATATTCCGCACATTACTTTCGCCTGCACCTATCTCCTTGCGCGCGCGCTTCGCCCTGGGCTCCCTAATTACAAATTGACGACAGTGGCTCAATCAGCAGGTTCAGACGCATTTCATCACCACGACGCCTTGGCGGATGCCCGCGCGTGTGGGGAAATCATGCTGAGCTTGTGCGGAATGTCCCCCCACGACGCTAAGACACCATCAGGCGTCCAATCGATGGCGGACGTCGTCGAATCAGCTGGGTACACGTTCGGAACAGTACACGACAATTCGCTATCACTTTTCCGGAAACCGCGGCGATCTCGACCAGATCACCAGCAGTCATCACGAAATGCACAAACGCGGGGAAACCATGGTCCTACCAACTGGGAGTCCGTTGCCACTCCCCGCGACATCCCTGAGACGAATACCCACGCCGATCCCAACGGGCCGCTATTTGGCAAAAACGTTACGCTGACTGGGGAGTTCTCTCCCCTGGATAAAGGACAACTGTGGCAAGCGATAGCGCAGGCGGGCGGGACCGTCGGCAAGAATGTGACAAAGAAGACTACTCTCCTTGTCTGCGGGGAATGGAATGGGAAGACATCAAAACAGAAACGCGCTGAAGAACTTCAGGACAAAGGGCAAACGATCGAGATCTGGAATCAAGGCCAGCTTCTCGATGCACTAGACCTCAATTAAGCATCAAAACCTGATTCGTCGTGTAAACTCCGCGGGCATCAGGCATAGCCCTATGGCTTTTAAGGTTCTCCAGGTCCACGCTTGAGGCGCGGAGCGGCCAATGACCGGAACCTCAAAATCTAGACCTCCAACGGGATAGACCGACCCAGATAGTATGGATTACACCCCATACAACTCAGTGAGGTTTGTCACAACATTTTCTCGTCCTTTACGATGCCCGAATAGGGCAATAATGTGCCCGTTTAGTTGCGGTTAAGTACAAATAGACATCACTGCACGTAAACGACCTGACACTCGTCATAAACTCCGGGTCTCCCGCTATTCCACTGCCATAATCTGCGCACGCGACGATGAAAACTCACCAGAAATGATCGCAATTTTTTGTCCGATCGGTGTTCATTCAGACATTTTCGGGCTACCATAGAGCGCGACAGATGATCTCCCATAAATAGCGGAGAACGTCTACACGACATCGACGTTGCCCATGGTGGCAACATAGAAGGAGTTGTAATGAACCAGGAGCAGGCCACTCGCATGACTGAGGCCAGGGGCTTCATCGCTGCCCTTGACCAATCCGGCGGATCCACCCCGAAGGCGCTCCGCGCTTATGGCATCCAAGATGACGAATATTCTTCTGATGCCGAGATGTTTGATCTTGTCCACGCTATGCGTAGCCGTCTGATTACCTCTCCATCCTTCACTTCCGAGAAGGTACTCGCAGCCATCCTGTTCGAGATGACGATGGACCGCGATATTGAAGGCATTCCTACCGCCCAATACCTCTGGGAAAAGAAGGGTATCGTTCCGCTTCTCAAGATCGATAAGGGTCTGGCCGACGAAGAAAACGACGTTCAGGTCATGAAGCCCATGCCTGAACTCGATAAACTCCTCGACCGCGGCGTCGAGAAGGGTATCTTCGGCACCAAGGAGCGTTCGGTTATTAACGCTGCTAACGCTGAGGGCATCCAGGCTGTTGTTGACCAGCAGTTCGAAGTTGGTAAGCAGGTCCTGGCCAAGGGCATGGTTCCGATCCTTGAGCCCGAGGTCACCATCTCCATCGACGACAAGAAGGAAGCTGAAGAGCTTCTAAAGGCTGCCCTTCTGAAGGGTCTGGATGACATTCCTGAGGGCCAGCAGGTCATGATTAAGGTCTCCATCCCAACTGTCGATAACTTTTACGAAGACCTCATCAACCACCCGAAGGTTATGCGCGTCGTGGCCCTCTCCGGTGGTTACGAGCGCGACGACGCCAACGAGCGCCTTTCCCGCAACAAGGGCCTCATTGCATCGTTCTCTCGCGCTCTCCTCGAAGGACTGACCGCTGATCAGTCGCAAGAAGAGTTCGACAACACTTTGGCTACCACTATTGATGGTATTTACAAGGCTTCGATCGCAGGCTAATAGCGAGCGACAAAAACACTGGGGCTAACCCAAACCCTTTCGTGATGGAATTCCGGGTGGCAGTAAAACTGTCACCCGGTTTTCTCTACGTTGCAGTGCCACATAGTGCGGAAGCGTCACCTAGTAGTGTCCCTCGCCACACAATGAGACCACCGGGAACCATGAGGCAGTCACATCGTCAATAAGGAGCATGACACCTCATCAGACACATGCTTCGCTCCTTTCCTCCCCGCCTGTTTTACCGGTCGGTGTAGACAACACACGCTCGAACACCGGCACGCTAAGCAGCTCACCGAGTGAAGCCCCCATGCGGAGTTATCAACTCGAACTCCAACTATTGACCCAGGTCTCGCACTACCGTGACGCGCTCGTTCACCTCGGCGCAGGTCTTGTAGCCCGGCTCATTGATAAACACGGGAGACCCGTCGATCGCGATAGTCTCACTTGCCCAGCGAACCACGCGTGGGGTAGCGCGGCAGATAATTTCCTGGAGTTCTTCTCTACAGAACAAGGCGTGCGAGTTCACTATTGCTCTCTTAACGCCACTATTCGAGGTGCAACAGGGTGGGAACTTCGCACACCACCCCAGCCCCCGCTGGATAGTCGTGACGATTCTTCGTTGCATCCGATGGCATCGGCCCTTTCTCCGATGCAGAGACCTCTGACATGTCCGCGGTCGAATGAAGAACAGATAACACCCAACGCTCACACTTGGCTTAGCCACCCTATCCTCATAAAAGTCCTCCGAGACTATCTCTACGAACAATGGTCTCGTCCCATGGTGATCGGATGCACCAATAACGGAAACCTCATCGCCGTGCCCATTAACGACACACTTTCTCTTCTCCGTGCCCATCAATGGTTAAACCGCCATTGGCCGGATAGTTCGTTTGAAGTCTTCCGGCAACTGTGGGTGATCGACAATCATTTTCCCGAGCCCTGGGTCTTTCCTGAAAAGCAAGTACAGTGGGATTCTGGATCTAGCTGTAGCCATACAGAGCCCACTTTGGACACATCAATCCGCGCACGTGACAACGCTCTGTCGTGTCACATGCCCCACATGAAGACACCACCTAGCAGCTTTTACGGTGTCAGAGGAAGCTAAATCCGTGGACACCAACCACCTCCACGGAATGATGAGGAAAGAGGTAGACCATGCCACGCCGTTCACTCTCAGCCACATACCGGCTGCAATTGCGCGGCCCGGATGCAGATCCGCACGGGCGGTCTTTCACATTTGCCGACGCCAAAGCCATCGTGCCGTACCTTAACGAACTGGGCGTCTCTCATCTCTACCTCTCCCCTATCCTGACCGCTCCATCGTCGTCGAACCACAATTACGACGTCATTGATCCCACCGAAGTGAATCCCGCCCTGGGAGGACGTGAAGGATTCGAGGAATTAGCCCAAGCAGCACATGAGGAAGGATTGGGAATCATCATTGACATCGTTCCCAATCACTTGGGTATCGATGTGCCTAAAGACAATCCATGGTGGTGGGACGTTCTCACCTACGGGGAAGAATCACGATTCAATTC
This window encodes:
- the bioB gene encoding biotin synthase BioB; the protein is MSENTTQQTTTSRSATSSDTVAAEQDILDLAREKVLERGEGLSQSEIVRAMTISDDRIDELLALAHEVRLRWCGDAVEAEGIISLKTGGCPEDCHFCAQSGLFESPVRSAWLDIPALVEAAKQTAKTGATEFCIVAAVKGPDERLMSQLEEAIAAIKAEVDIEVAASIGILTKEQVERLAKAGVHRYNHNLETAKSYFPHVVTTHSWEKRRETCEMVRDAGMEVCCGGIVGMGESVEQRAEFAAQLAELRPDEVPMNFLDPRPGTPFANRPVMESNEALKTIGAFRLALPKTILRFAGGRELTLGDLGAEKGLLGGINAIIVGNYLTTLGRPQETDVDMLNRLHLPIKALNATV
- a CDS encoding TetR/AcrR family transcriptional regulator → MQLTTTAIIKSALEILHDYGLGDLTIRRLARTLDVAPAALYWHFPNKQALLGGVADELLSPLNDLKERLLENVDEDEDSVNQEESNRHKGSHDSELLTFSGKAPAMASHPCLPQWYRHAYVFCAAFYRQCICCRDAADLISAALPAGMVSNDPIVALSQILGSSLPPDGKGLIHDGSTTLISFVLGLAIREQTAAEASKIVASSVFTTDETHGGNNAASSPTDDDASSPASGHPRAPEWDGLLTHNTGNIDAWRAAVSTSADAGLRIILDGIALSHAGKS
- the glgX gene encoding glycogen debranching protein GlgX, producing MTNTQEQASEKTVNSDHEAPTKSGLPTSPATDDATANDGSSAASSDTVPDPIVWPGNSYPLGSTYDGSGTNFALFSEVADRVELCLIDSDGAETRIDMREVDAHIWHCYLPGIIPGQRYGYRVHGPWNPNQGLRCDPSKILLDPYAKAFDGTFDGDPSLFSYNIDNPDERNTDDSLGHTMLSVVINPYFDWGSDRLPRHPMNKTVVYEAHVKGMTMTHPDVPENHRGTYAGLAHPSIVKYLKDLGVTAIELMPIHQFYQDDRLHELGLSNYWGYNTFGFLAPHQDYAAAKKPGAAVSEFKNMVRTFHDNDIEVILDVVYNHTAEGNHMGPTLSFRGIDNAAYYRLVDDDRQHYMDYTGTGNSLNVRHPHTLQLIMDSLRYWVTEMHIDGFRFDLASTLARELHDVDRLSAFFDLVQQDPIVSQVKLIAEPWDVGEGGYQVGNFPAIWSEWNGMYRDTVRDFWRGEPATLGEFASRLTGSSDLYAANDRRPTASINFVTAHDGFTLHDLVSYNDKHNEANKEDNRDGESHNRSWNCGVEGPTEDPEIIQLRGRQIRNFLTTLLLSQGTPMICHGDEMGRTQNGNNNVYCQDSELSWVDWSQATDNKDLIDFTRRLIELRNDHPVFRRRRFLAGGPLGYDVQDRDIAWMTPAGTLMTTADWDHDFGRSLMVHLGGEAIAEPDEQGQKIFDDSFILCFNAHHERIDFTLPKDDAVKASRDPEDTDPSCLWSVVVDTSLPTGFSEDDPDVYQPESTVPVESRSVVVLCRRRRHSA
- a CDS encoding exonuclease domain-containing protein, which codes for MTNSDTDISSPGNGIPADADFSQIHADDETKPTEYIAAIPILGGTAYISESGVTISRTPAAQIYLAPETKIDRDSIRGWSRIDPTPLEPGFIDLFLDATPPTSRGRSQFAPNVLRFSPAHSVNTSSIDFANEALTAMQAGDLDNLRRIARAVSHQTSSQSSSGSAYGKDADNNNATDKSAGDNQAQSTEKKQDDSVSSTDDDAPQSGFPQTVNGALESYPPSFIAFDVETANEANGSICQFGIVVYHEGKETESHTWLCQPPSAWPDFTPATTAIHGINADTVTDEPSCHDRLEQLGALLRKENLPIVAHNAKFDMVALRDAARIEKVDIPHITFACTYLLARALRPGLPNYKLTTVAQSAGSDAFHHHDALADARACGEIMLSLCGMSPHDAKTPSGVQSMADVVESAGYTFGTVHDNSLSLFRKPRRSRPDHQQSSRNAQTRGNHGPTNWESVATPRDIPETNTHADPNGPLFGKNVTLTGEFSPLDKGQLWQAIAQAGGTVGKNVTKKTTLLVCGEWNGKTSKQKRAEELQDKGQTIEIWNQGQLLDALDLN
- a CDS encoding fructose bisphosphate aldolase, whose translation is MNQEQATRMTEARGFIAALDQSGGSTPKALRAYGIQDDEYSSDAEMFDLVHAMRSRLITSPSFTSEKVLAAILFEMTMDRDIEGIPTAQYLWEKKGIVPLLKIDKGLADEENDVQVMKPMPELDKLLDRGVEKGIFGTKERSVINAANAEGIQAVVDQQFEVGKQVLAKGMVPILEPEVTISIDDKKEAEELLKAALLKGLDDIPEGQQVMIKVSIPTVDNFYEDLINHPKVMRVVALSGGYERDDANERLSRNKGLIASFSRALLEGLTADQSQEEFDNTLATTIDGIYKASIAG